One genomic region from Terriglobus aquaticus encodes:
- a CDS encoding KpsF/GutQ family sugar-phosphate isomerase gives MDFTGALEGSRDALSAIETVTCELRGLQQLRDALGGALGETFSTAVQVLAAVTGRILVTGVGKSGHIARKIAGTFASTGRPAHFLHPADASHGDLGTVRPEDAVYALSWSGESAELADLLAYTRRFRVPLIAATACPDSTLGRAADVTLALPHADEACPDSLAPTTSTTMQLALGDALAVALLARSGFTADDFRNYHPGGKLGSRLLRVRDLMHTGDEVPTVSADVSLSEAIVRMTSGRFGVTGLINADGSLLGILTDGDLRRAFNSGMHDRPAREAMTRHPRTAEPETLATAALAEMNERRITSLFVVESGRPIGILHIHDLLRAGLV, from the coding sequence GTGGACTTCACGGGCGCACTGGAAGGCTCGCGCGACGCACTCTCGGCCATCGAGACAGTGACCTGCGAACTGCGCGGCCTCCAGCAGCTTCGCGACGCTCTCGGCGGTGCGCTGGGCGAGACGTTCAGCACGGCGGTGCAGGTGCTGGCAGCAGTGACCGGCCGCATCCTGGTCACAGGCGTTGGCAAGAGCGGCCACATCGCTCGCAAGATCGCCGGAACCTTCGCCTCGACCGGACGGCCCGCGCACTTTCTGCATCCGGCGGACGCCAGCCACGGCGACCTCGGCACCGTTCGTCCGGAAGACGCGGTGTATGCGCTCTCCTGGTCGGGCGAGTCCGCGGAGTTAGCCGATCTGCTGGCGTACACGCGACGCTTTCGCGTTCCGCTGATCGCTGCCACTGCCTGCCCGGACTCAACGCTGGGCCGCGCGGCCGACGTGACGCTGGCGCTGCCGCACGCGGACGAAGCCTGCCCGGACTCCTTGGCGCCCACCACCAGCACGACCATGCAACTGGCGCTGGGCGACGCGCTTGCCGTGGCTCTGCTTGCACGCTCCGGTTTCACGGCCGACGACTTCCGCAACTACCACCCCGGCGGCAAGCTGGGCAGCCGCCTGTTGCGCGTTCGAGACCTGATGCACACGGGCGACGAAGTTCCGACCGTTAGCGCTGACGTAAGCCTAAGCGAGGCCATCGTTCGCATGACCAGCGGCCGCTTCGGCGTGACCGGCCTCATCAATGCTGACGGTTCCCTGCTAGGCATCCTCACCGACGGAGACCTGCGCCGTGCCTTCAACAGCGGCATGCACGACCGGCCCGCTCGCGAGGCGATGACCCGGCACCCGCGCACAGCGGAGCCCGAAACCCTGGCCACCGCTGCCTTGGCCGAGATGAACGAGCGCCGCATCACCAGCTTGTTCGTCGTGGAAAGCGGCCGCCCCATCGGCATTCTGCATATCCACGACCTGCTTCGAGCCGGGCTGGTCTAG
- a CDS encoding cupin domain-containing protein has translation MSEIASRATTQQYSFDTMPLEQMSPTIARQFVTGDGAMLARIVLEKGAVVPEHSHHNEQISYILEGALRFVVGGEERVVRAGEVLVIPGNVPHSAEALERTVDLDVFTPPRQDWITGDDAYLRR, from the coding sequence ATGAGCGAGATCGCAAGCCGCGCCACCACGCAACAGTACAGCTTTGACACCATGCCGCTGGAGCAGATGAGCCCGACGATCGCCCGCCAGTTCGTCACCGGAGACGGTGCCATGCTCGCCCGTATCGTCCTGGAGAAGGGCGCCGTTGTGCCCGAACACAGCCACCACAACGAACAGATCAGCTACATCCTGGAAGGTGCTCTGCGGTTCGTGGTGGGTGGGGAGGAGCGGGTGGTGCGCGCGGGCGAGGTCCTAGTCATTCCGGGCAATGTGCCGCATTCCGCTGAGGCGCTGGAACGCACGGTCGATCTGGATGTGTTCACCCCGCCACGCCAGGACTGGATCACGGGCGACGACGCCTACCTGCGGCGGTAG
- a CDS encoding DegT/DnrJ/EryC1/StrS family aminotransferase has translation MSSEAVPVLDLSRQYAALGAEIQAAVADVCSAGRFVLGQEVRAFEQAVERDYRITGAIGCASGTDALWLAMAALGIGPGDAVITTPFSFFATASSILRVGATPVFADIDPVSMNLSASSVAEVLREHTGDRIRAILPVHLYGQCADWDALSALAAEHGLTLVEDAAQAFGASWRGVYAGALGDTAAFSFYPTKNLSAWGDAGMTTARDAAVAERATALRAHGMRRRYYHDEVGWNSRLDTVQAAVLLIKLKHIAHWNQQRARVAARYTDLLTAAGITGSVRDGAVLLPTADPRGTHVWHQYVIRTLRRDDLRAHLAERKIGSEIYYPLCLHQQDALEHLGYKTGQFPESEKAAATVLALPIYPELREDEQDRVVEAIASFFR, from the coding sequence GTGTCGTCCGAAGCAGTTCCCGTTCTCGATCTGAGCCGTCAGTACGCCGCGCTGGGCGCGGAGATTCAAGCCGCGGTCGCCGATGTTTGCAGTGCTGGCCGGTTCGTTCTGGGTCAGGAAGTTCGCGCTTTCGAGCAGGCCGTGGAGCGCGATTACCGGATCACGGGAGCGATCGGCTGCGCTAGCGGAACGGACGCCCTGTGGCTGGCCATGGCCGCTCTCGGCATCGGTCCGGGAGACGCGGTAATCACCACGCCGTTCTCCTTTTTCGCCACGGCCAGCAGCATCCTGCGCGTGGGCGCCACGCCCGTCTTTGCGGACATCGACCCGGTCAGCATGAACCTGTCGGCCAGCAGCGTGGCAGAGGTGCTCCGCGAGCACACAGGCGACCGAATCCGCGCCATCCTACCGGTGCACCTGTACGGTCAATGCGCGGATTGGGACGCACTTTCTGCCTTAGCAGCAGAGCACGGGCTGACGCTGGTGGAAGACGCCGCACAGGCATTCGGTGCAAGCTGGCGCGGTGTGTACGCCGGCGCGCTGGGCGACACTGCCGCCTTCAGCTTCTACCCGACTAAGAACCTGAGCGCCTGGGGCGACGCCGGCATGACCACCGCGCGCGACGCCGCTGTGGCCGAACGCGCCACGGCCCTGCGCGCGCACGGCATGCGCCGTCGCTACTACCACGATGAGGTGGGCTGGAACTCGCGGCTGGACACCGTGCAGGCGGCGGTGCTGCTGATCAAGCTGAAGCACATTGCGCACTGGAACCAGCAGCGCGCCCGCGTGGCCGCGCGCTATACCGATCTGCTGACTGCGGCGGGCATCACCGGCAGCGTGAGGGACGGCGCCGTGTTGCTGCCCACTGCGGACCCGCGCGGCACCCACGTGTGGCACCAGTACGTGATTCGCACGCTGCGTCGCGACGATCTGCGCGCGCACCTGGCCGAGCGCAAGATCGGCTCCGAAATCTACTACCCGCTCTGCCTTCACCAGCAGGACGCCCTCGAGCATCTCGGCTACAAAACTGGGCAGTTCCCCGAATCGGAGAAGGCGGCTGCAACCGTGCTCGCGCTGCCGATCTACCCGGAACTGCGCGAAGACGAGCAGGACCGCGTCGTCGAGGCGATTGCCAGCTTTTTCAGATAA
- the hflX gene encoding GTPase HflX: protein MATARIPSRRRSAAREGTRLETAASHADTGGHTTAIVEDRAVLVSVELTGERRKLTHAAALARRSASLHANSLDEVDEHDAPVEAEAPDLDFEAALAEFQELATSAGAHIAATLTQRRPRAEISTLIGPGKVEEVEAVVQSTGANLVLFDHDLTPSQTRNLNDLLPVRVIDRTQLILDIFARHARTREGQLQVELAQLEYQLPRLAGRGKAMSQLGGGIGTRGPGETKLETDRRRIRERIDRLKAQLEQVRRNRRQQRQRREAVPVPTVALVGYTNAGKSTLFNALTDAGVLASSRMFATLDPKLRHLSLPSRRKVLLSDTVGFIRNLPHTLVTSFRATLEEVERAELLLHVRDASSPMNAEQKAQVEAVLSELDVAQTPTLQVFNKIDLLSEPEREILLGSLGKDAIAVSARTGEGLDRLTAAIEDRIGGAEAPDPTATAYFRIPQREGRTIAALEGGAFLENKRFEGNLIYFTARGPSSLLQRYRRFQVHDASALPETSPEERPRYRTAHG, encoded by the coding sequence GTGGCGACCGCTCGCATCCCGTCGCGCCGCCGCTCCGCTGCGCGCGAAGGAACGCGGCTGGAAACTGCAGCTTCACATGCTGATACCGGCGGACACACCACGGCGATCGTGGAAGACCGCGCCGTGCTGGTAAGCGTGGAGCTGACCGGCGAACGCCGCAAGCTGACCCATGCGGCCGCGCTGGCCCGCCGCTCCGCTTCGTTGCACGCCAATAGCCTGGACGAGGTGGACGAGCACGATGCACCGGTCGAAGCCGAAGCTCCCGATCTTGACTTCGAAGCCGCGCTCGCTGAGTTCCAGGAACTCGCGACGTCTGCCGGAGCGCACATCGCCGCGACGCTGACCCAGCGGCGTCCTCGCGCGGAAATCAGCACCCTCATCGGTCCCGGCAAGGTGGAAGAGGTCGAGGCCGTGGTGCAGTCCACGGGCGCCAACCTCGTCCTGTTCGACCACGACCTCACGCCCTCGCAAACGCGCAACCTGAACGACCTGTTGCCCGTTCGCGTGATCGATCGCACGCAGTTGATACTGGACATCTTTGCCCGCCACGCCCGCACCCGCGAAGGCCAGTTGCAGGTAGAGCTGGCGCAGTTGGAGTACCAGTTGCCGCGGCTGGCGGGTCGCGGCAAAGCGATGTCGCAGCTGGGCGGCGGCATCGGCACGCGAGGCCCCGGTGAAACCAAGCTGGAGACCGACCGCCGCCGCATCCGCGAACGTATCGACCGGCTGAAAGCGCAACTGGAGCAGGTGCGCCGTAACCGCCGTCAGCAGCGTCAGCGGCGCGAGGCTGTACCCGTGCCTACGGTCGCGCTCGTCGGGTATACAAATGCGGGGAAGAGCACGCTGTTCAACGCGCTAACCGACGCCGGCGTGCTAGCCAGCAGCCGCATGTTTGCCACGCTCGATCCCAAGCTGCGCCACCTGTCTCTGCCGTCGCGCCGCAAGGTGCTGTTGAGCGATACGGTCGGCTTTATCCGCAACCTGCCACACACGCTCGTCACCAGCTTTCGAGCCACGCTGGAAGAGGTGGAACGTGCGGAGCTGCTGTTGCACGTGCGGGACGCGTCTTCGCCGATGAATGCCGAGCAGAAGGCCCAGGTGGAGGCCGTGCTCTCGGAGCTGGACGTTGCACAGACGCCGACGCTGCAGGTTTTCAACAAGATCGACCTGCTGAGTGAGCCGGAGCGCGAAATCCTGCTTGGCTCGCTGGGTAAGGACGCCATCGCGGTCTCCGCACGAACCGGAGAAGGCTTGGACCGGCTGACCGCGGCCATCGAAGATCGGATCGGCGGCGCCGAGGCCCCGGATCCGACCGCTACCGCTTACTTCCGCATCCCCCAGCGCGAGGGCCGCACCATCGCGGCGCTGGAAGGCGGAGCCTTCCTGGAGAACAAGCGGTTTGAGGGCAACCTGATCTATTTCACCGCGCGTGGCCCGTCCTCGCTGCTGCAGCGCTATCGCCGCTTCCAGGTTCACGATGCGAGTGCGTTGCCGGAGACGAGCCCCGAGGAGCGTCCACGCTACCGCACCGCCCACGGCTGA
- the hfq gene encoding RNA chaperone Hfq gives MDNKPAQNIQDTFLNTVRKDKSAITIYLVSGVKLTGKIRSFDKYSVLLENNAQEQLIFKHAISTVVSTRGHHTHSGPPLARGEGAAPQDNTPPTSPTGV, from the coding sequence ATGGACAACAAGCCGGCCCAGAATATCCAGGACACCTTTCTAAACACGGTGCGCAAAGACAAGAGCGCGATCACCATCTACCTGGTCAGCGGTGTAAAGCTGACGGGCAAGATCCGCTCTTTCGATAAGTACTCCGTGCTCCTGGAAAACAACGCGCAGGAGCAATTGATCTTCAAGCACGCCATTTCCACGGTGGTGAGCACGCGCGGGCACCACACGCACAGCGGTCCGCCGCTGGCTCGTGGCGAAGGCGCGGCGCCGCAGGACAACACGCCGCCCACCAGTCCCACAGGCGTTTAG
- the kdsA gene encoding 3-deoxy-8-phosphooctulonate synthase: MQQRAVPVGNVVFANNAPLALIAGPCQMESRAHALETAQALREIAARVGIGLIYKSSFDKANRTSGSARRGIGLDQSLPIFAEIRSDLGLPVLTDVHESWQCAPVAQAVDVLQIPAFLCRQTDLLLAAAATGRTVNVKKGQFLSPDDMTNVAGKLAGATGGVLLTERGTSFGYNTLVSDMRALPTMARNTGLPVIFDATHSVQQPGGLGGASGGQREFVPVLARAAVAVGVAGVFIETHPDPDHAPSDGPNMLPLLQMEAVLRDLIAFDRLAKGLTAPGLPPLSAPLDLAGQRPADPPPGGYEIAATTYEVEAEPMRYIRKDPNEVSS, translated from the coding sequence ATGCAGCAGCGAGCGGTTCCCGTCGGCAACGTCGTCTTTGCAAACAACGCACCGCTTGCGCTGATTGCCGGTCCTTGCCAGATGGAGTCGCGTGCCCACGCGCTGGAAACGGCGCAGGCGCTGCGCGAGATCGCCGCTCGTGTTGGCATCGGCCTGATTTACAAATCGAGCTTCGACAAGGCAAACCGCACCAGCGGTTCCGCACGCCGGGGTATCGGCCTCGATCAGTCGCTGCCGATCTTCGCCGAAATCCGCAGCGACCTGGGCTTGCCCGTGCTGACCGACGTACATGAAAGCTGGCAATGCGCTCCCGTAGCGCAGGCTGTCGATGTGTTGCAGATCCCCGCATTCCTCTGCCGGCAGACCGACCTGCTGCTCGCCGCCGCCGCAACCGGCCGCACGGTGAACGTGAAGAAAGGCCAGTTCCTTTCACCCGATGACATGACCAACGTGGCCGGCAAGCTGGCGGGCGCGACCGGCGGTGTTCTGCTGACGGAACGGGGCACCAGTTTCGGCTACAACACCCTGGTCAGCGACATGCGCGCGCTGCCCACCATGGCGCGCAACACGGGCCTGCCGGTCATCTTTGACGCCACCCACTCGGTGCAGCAGCCCGGTGGTCTAGGCGGGGCCAGTGGCGGCCAGCGCGAGTTCGTCCCGGTGCTGGCGCGGGCAGCCGTGGCGGTTGGCGTGGCGGGCGTCTTCATCGAGACGCACCCCGACCCGGACCATGCTCCGTCCGACGGCCCGAATATGCTGCCGCTGTTGCAGATGGAAGCCGTGCTGCGCGACCTGATTGCGTTCGACCGGCTGGCCAAGGGCCTGACAGCGCCTGGCCTGCCGCCGTTGAGCGCTCCGCTCGATTTGGCCGGGCAGCGCCCCGCCGATCCACCGCCGGGAGGCTACGAGATCGCCGCGACCACCTACGAGGTCGAGGCCGAGCCGATGCGGTACATTCGCAAGGATCCGAACGAGGTGTCGTCCTGA
- a CDS encoding SDR family oxidoreductase codes for MDLHLQGRVAVVCGASKGIGLAIAQALAAEGVSLALCARGTDALKESADAIRAKFGVEVEQCAVDVRDDGALRAFVQWAAAHFGRLDIAVPNAGGPPAKSFLETTTAEWDAAFASNLRSVVAIAQAAIPHMQRGRFGRIVAVTSYTSKQPAPGLVISNALRPGVAGLLRSLSNEFAKDGITANAVGPGYVDSERTREVLRGQAALHRTSYDDAVASAVAGTPSGRMATLEEVAATAVWLCSAQAASTTGQTILVDGGSYRGL; via the coding sequence ATGGATCTGCATCTGCAGGGGCGCGTTGCCGTAGTGTGCGGCGCAAGCAAAGGCATCGGGCTGGCAATCGCGCAGGCGCTTGCCGCGGAAGGTGTGTCGCTGGCACTGTGTGCGCGAGGTACCGACGCATTGAAGGAGAGTGCCGATGCAATCCGTGCGAAGTTCGGCGTAGAGGTCGAGCAATGCGCGGTGGACGTGCGGGACGACGGCGCTCTGCGGGCCTTTGTGCAATGGGCGGCGGCGCACTTCGGGCGGCTCGATATCGCTGTACCGAATGCCGGCGGGCCTCCGGCAAAGAGTTTTCTTGAAACCACAACCGCCGAGTGGGACGCCGCCTTTGCCTCGAACCTGCGCTCGGTCGTGGCCATTGCGCAGGCGGCCATTCCGCATATGCAGCGCGGCCGCTTCGGCCGGATCGTCGCCGTCACGTCGTACACGTCCAAGCAGCCGGCACCGGGGCTGGTCATCTCCAATGCCTTGCGGCCCGGCGTTGCGGGACTGCTACGCAGCTTGAGCAATGAGTTCGCGAAGGACGGCATCACCGCCAACGCAGTAGGGCCGGGCTACGTGGACAGCGAGCGCACGCGCGAGGTTCTGCGCGGACAGGCGGCCCTGCACAGGACGAGCTATGACGATGCCGTGGCGAGCGCGGTCGCGGGAACGCCGTCTGGCCGCATGGCAACGCTGGAGGAGGTCGCGGCCACCGCGGTCTGGCTTTGCTCCGCGCAAGCGGCAAGCACCACCGGGCAGACCATCCTGGTCGACGGCGGCAGCTATCGCGGCCTGTAA